A window from Staphylococcus succinus encodes these proteins:
- the treP gene encoding PTS system trehalose-specific EIIBC component, which translates to MAVKKKDVQDIVEAIGGKDNLETATHCVTRLRLVLKEDDKVDKERLADNDLVKGQFKADNQYQIVIGPGTVDEVYKQFIDETGMSEASKDDAKAVAAKKGNPIQRLIKLLGDIFIPILPAIVTAGLLMGINNLLTMEGLFGPKPLVEQFPQLGDISNIINVIASTAFIFLPALIGWSSMRVFGGSQILGLVLGLILMNPQLVSQYDIAKGNIPTWNILGLEIKQLNYQGQVLPILLASYVLAQIEKGLNKFVHDSIKMLVVGPVALLITGFLAFIIIGPIALGLGTGITNGVTFVFEHAGWLGGAIYGLLYAPLVITGLHHMFLAVDFQLMGSQLGGTYLWPILAISNICQGSAAFGAWFVYKKRKMRKEQGLAMTSGISGFLGVTEPAMFGVNLPLKYPFIAAISTSCILGAIIGASRVLGNVGVGGVPAIISIQKEYWVVYSICILIGIIVPFLLTIFLSRFSKEETKTLVKE; encoded by the coding sequence ATGGCTGTAAAAAAGAAAGATGTACAAGATATCGTCGAAGCTATTGGGGGCAAGGATAACTTAGAAACTGCAACACACTGTGTGACGAGGTTGAGGTTGGTTTTAAAAGAGGATGATAAGGTAGATAAAGAAAGACTGGCTGACAACGATTTAGTGAAAGGTCAATTTAAAGCAGATAATCAGTATCAAATTGTGATTGGTCCTGGAACGGTAGATGAAGTCTATAAGCAGTTTATAGATGAGACGGGAATGAGTGAAGCATCTAAAGATGATGCTAAAGCTGTAGCTGCTAAAAAGGGGAACCCTATTCAGAGACTCATTAAATTATTGGGAGATATCTTCATACCTATATTACCTGCAATCGTTACAGCAGGTTTGTTAATGGGTATCAATAATTTACTAACTATGGAAGGTCTTTTTGGTCCGAAACCATTAGTAGAGCAATTTCCACAGTTGGGTGATATTTCTAATATTATCAATGTAATTGCGAGTACTGCCTTTATATTCTTGCCAGCATTAATTGGTTGGAGTAGTATGCGAGTGTTCGGTGGGAGTCAAATATTGGGTTTAGTACTTGGTTTAATTCTGATGAACCCTCAATTAGTATCGCAATATGATATAGCTAAAGGGAATATTCCGACATGGAATATTTTAGGCTTGGAAATTAAGCAGCTTAATTATCAAGGACAAGTATTACCTATATTATTAGCTTCATATGTACTAGCTCAAATTGAAAAAGGTTTAAACAAATTCGTACATGATTCAATTAAGATGTTGGTCGTAGGACCAGTAGCATTACTTATTACAGGATTTTTAGCATTTATTATCATAGGGCCAATAGCCTTAGGGCTTGGTACAGGTATTACGAATGGAGTAACATTTGTATTTGAACATGCTGGATGGTTAGGCGGCGCGATTTATGGTTTACTCTATGCACCGCTCGTCATAACAGGATTACATCACATGTTCTTAGCGGTAGACTTCCAACTCATGGGCAGTCAATTAGGTGGAACCTATTTATGGCCAATACTTGCGATTTCTAACATTTGTCAAGGGTCTGCAGCTTTTGGTGCATGGTTTGTTTATAAAAAACGTAAAATGAGAAAAGAACAAGGTTTAGCAATGACTTCAGGTATTTCAGGGTTTTTAGGGGTCACAGAACCAGCGATGTTTGGTGTTAATTTACCATTGAAGTACCCGTTTATAGCCGCTATCTCGACATCATGTATCTTAGGTGCAATTATTGGTGCGAGTCGTGTACTTGGCAATGTCGGTGTTGGTGGTGTCCCAGCAATTATTTCGATTCAAAAAGAATATTGGGTAGTGTATAGCATTTGTATTTTAATTGGTATCATTGTGCCATTTCTTCTTACAATATTCTTATCACGATTTAGTAAAGAAGAAACAAAAACACTTGTGAAAGAATAA
- the treR gene encoding trehalose operon repressor, protein MVQKKFITIYETIRKDILETRLSYGTQLPSEHELVETYEASRETVRKALNLLVRDGMIQKIRGKGSVVIYQGLTEFPFADLKSFREVQHGLGLPYETEVKVLESIFAGDVPLVKDILNVRQSTKLWHIIRTRVINNKVKIIDEDYFVADIIPNVTIDKAKQSLYQYIEQELRLEISYSNKSITFEHFGDLEYEAFGEVTPPYTATVRGIVHLKDTTKFQYNISKHLATEFKFNDFSRRHKV, encoded by the coding sequence ATGGTACAGAAAAAATTTATTACGATATATGAAACGATACGTAAAGACATCCTAGAAACACGATTATCGTATGGTACTCAATTGCCATCAGAGCATGAATTAGTAGAAACGTATGAAGCTTCCCGAGAAACTGTGCGTAAAGCGCTGAATTTATTGGTTAGGGATGGTATGATACAAAAAATTCGTGGTAAAGGCTCTGTTGTAATTTATCAAGGCTTGACCGAGTTTCCTTTTGCAGATTTAAAGAGTTTTAGAGAAGTGCAACATGGCTTAGGGCTTCCATATGAAACGGAAGTTAAAGTATTAGAAAGTATCTTTGCGGGTGATGTACCTCTAGTAAAGGACATATTAAATGTTCGTCAAAGTACGAAGTTGTGGCATATTATCCGCACGAGAGTAATTAATAATAAGGTGAAAATTATAGATGAAGATTATTTCGTCGCTGATATTATTCCGAACGTGACTATTGATAAGGCAAAACAATCATTATATCAATATATTGAACAAGAATTACGGTTAGAAATTAGTTATTCTAATAAGTCTATTACTTTTGAACATTTTGGAGATTTGGAATATGAAGCATTTGGCGAGGTTACACCACCTTATACTGCAACAGTTCGTGGTATTGTACACTTAAAAGATACTACGAAATTTCAATATAATATCTCTAAGCATCTAGCTACGGAATTTAAGTTTAATGACTTTTCAAGGCGGCATAAGGTGTGA
- the gltC gene encoding glutamate biosynthesis transcriptional regulator GltC, with product MEIKQLKYFIEVAKREHLSEAALELDIAQSAISRQITQLEKELQVTLFKREGRNIYLTEEGKQLFSEATKIIEQLDETIRLFHNQSESNHFVIHIGYVESYISQVLTLLIQSFENESDSIVEPILMEESEILNALLTDQIDIAFTELSHEIKQNHTLKVNPLFEENYHIYAPKDDPITMATNPPLAQFSNTLIYELYALPQSMKQILGKVIESPIRTVTHPQLAQYLLNHQRAYIITASYHLLDKNPGKWVDISLEHTELKRTICSVTRKDNKKHDIQLMNATIDQLLSRSATYH from the coding sequence TTGGAAATTAAACAATTAAAGTATTTTATAGAAGTTGCCAAGAGAGAACATTTATCTGAAGCAGCGCTTGAATTGGATATTGCACAATCTGCAATCAGTCGCCAAATCACACAATTGGAAAAAGAATTACAAGTTACTTTATTCAAACGCGAAGGAAGAAACATTTATCTTACCGAGGAAGGAAAACAATTATTTTCAGAAGCTACTAAAATCATCGAACAATTAGATGAAACAATTCGTTTATTCCACAACCAATCAGAGTCTAATCATTTTGTAATTCATATTGGCTATGTTGAAAGCTATATCTCTCAAGTTCTCACCTTACTCATTCAATCATTTGAAAACGAAAGTGATTCTATAGTCGAACCTATTCTAATGGAGGAAAGCGAAATTTTAAACGCATTACTTACTGATCAAATCGATATTGCCTTTACAGAATTATCACATGAAATTAAACAAAATCACACATTAAAAGTAAATCCATTATTTGAAGAAAATTATCATATTTACGCACCAAAAGATGACCCTATCACAATGGCTACCAATCCGCCATTAGCACAATTTTCAAATACATTGATTTATGAACTTTATGCTTTACCTCAGAGCATGAAACAGATATTAGGTAAAGTGATTGAATCGCCAATTCGTACAGTCACCCATCCTCAATTAGCTCAATATTTATTAAATCATCAACGCGCCTATATTATCACCGCTTCTTATCATTTATTAGATAAAAACCCTGGAAAATGGGTAGATATTTCACTAGAACATACAGAACTCAAACGTACTATTTGCAGTGTCACTCGTAAAGATAATAAAAAACATGATATACAGCTAATGAATGCAACTATCGATCAATTACTTAGTCGAAGTGCAACTTATCATTAA
- a CDS encoding glutamate synthase subunit beta, with product MGEFKGFMNYDKQQLHELSLVERLNNHEAFQQRFTNDEAAQQGARCMDCGTPFCQTGEPFGRETIGCPIGNYIPEWNELVYRQDFKTAYERLSETNNFPEFTGRVCPAPCEQSCVMKINRESVAIKGIERTIIDEAYENGWVQPTIPSERKAESVAIVGSGPAGLTAAEELNKLGYNVTVYERAHEPGGLLMYGIPNMKLDNDVVRRRISIMEQSGIVFVTDTEIGVDISHEELDEKHDAIILCTGSQNARDLPLEGRMGFGIHFAMDYLTEQGQLLNGEISEPTISAEGKNVIVIGAGDTGADCVATALRENCKSIVQFNKYTKQPEEIEFDENTYWPLAMPVFKMDYAHKEYKSRFGFEPRAYGVQTMRYDVDHIGNVKGVYTQILEETDEGMVVVDGTERHWPADLVLLSIGFIGTETTVPHAFNIQTERNKIVADNKDFRTNQPHIFAAGDARRGQSLVVWAIQEGRAVADSVDQYLKEKTLV from the coding sequence ATGGGCGAATTCAAAGGATTTATGAATTATGACAAACAACAACTACATGAATTATCATTAGTTGAACGCCTAAATAACCATGAGGCGTTCCAACAAAGATTTACTAATGACGAAGCAGCGCAACAAGGCGCGCGTTGTATGGATTGTGGCACACCATTTTGCCAAACAGGTGAACCATTTGGTAGAGAAACAATAGGTTGTCCTATAGGGAATTATATTCCAGAATGGAACGAGCTTGTATATAGACAAGATTTTAAAACGGCATATGAACGTTTGAGCGAAACAAACAACTTCCCTGAATTTACGGGGCGCGTTTGTCCAGCGCCTTGTGAACAATCATGTGTAATGAAAATCAATCGAGAATCTGTTGCTATCAAAGGGATTGAGAGAACAATTATAGATGAAGCTTATGAAAATGGCTGGGTTCAACCTACGATTCCTAGTGAGCGTAAAGCTGAATCAGTAGCCATCGTAGGAAGCGGTCCAGCTGGTTTAACTGCTGCAGAGGAATTGAATAAATTGGGGTATAATGTGACGGTATATGAACGTGCGCATGAACCAGGTGGGCTATTAATGTATGGTATTCCTAATATGAAACTAGATAATGATGTCGTACGTCGTCGAATCAGTATAATGGAACAATCCGGTATAGTATTTGTAACGGATACAGAAATTGGTGTCGATATAAGCCATGAAGAACTAGATGAAAAACACGATGCGATTATCTTATGTACAGGTTCACAAAATGCGAGAGATTTACCATTAGAAGGACGTATGGGGTTTGGTATTCATTTTGCGATGGATTATCTAACGGAACAAGGGCAACTTTTAAATGGTGAAATCAGTGAGCCAACAATTTCAGCAGAAGGTAAAAATGTTATTGTTATTGGTGCTGGTGATACAGGTGCTGACTGTGTAGCGACGGCACTTCGAGAAAATTGTAAATCTATTGTTCAATTTAATAAATATACAAAACAGCCAGAAGAAATTGAATTTGATGAGAATACGTATTGGCCGCTTGCTATGCCAGTATTTAAAATGGATTATGCACATAAAGAATATAAATCACGTTTCGGTTTTGAGCCACGTGCTTATGGCGTACAAACGATGCGTTACGATGTAGATCATATCGGTAATGTTAAGGGTGTTTATACGCAAATTCTTGAAGAGACAGATGAAGGCATGGTTGTGGTTGATGGTACTGAGCGTCATTGGCCAGCTGATTTAGTGCTATTATCTATCGGTTTTATTGGTACTGAAACGACAGTTCCGCATGCTTTTAATATTCAAACTGAACGTAATAAAATTGTAGCGGACAATAAAGATTTTAGAACCAACCAGCCACACATTTTTGCAGCGGGTGACGCTAGAAGAGGGCAAAGTCTTGTTGTATGGGCGATTCAGGAAGGTAGAGCAGTTGCAGATTCTGTAGATCAATACTTGAAAGAAAAAACACTTGTTTAA
- the treC gene encoding alpha,alpha-phosphotrehalase has protein sequence MAQNDWRKSVVYQIYPKSFNDTTGNGEGDLQGIIEKMDYLQYLGVDYIWLTPVYESPMNDNGYDISNYYKINEAFGTIEDLETLVFEAHKRGLKVMLDIVINHTSTEHEWFKEAYKNKNSPYRDYYFFRRSANECPPTNWESKFGGNAWKYDASTDEYYLHLFDVTQADLNWDNPEVRHALYDVINYWIDFGVDGFRFDVINLISKGEFKDSEKIGKEFYTDGPRVHEYLHEMNRHTFGDKDMMTVGEMSSTTIGDCIKYSNEHRQELSSVFNFHHLKVDYINGEKWTNAKLDFHKLKQILMEWQLGIYNGKGWNAIFWCNHDQPRVVSRFGDDSTEESRQQSAKMLATVLHMLQGTPYIYQGEEIGMTDPHFTDINQYRDIESLNAYHNMKNAGYDEQEILKILSQKSRDNARTPVQWTSGTQAGFTSGESWIDIPNNFDKINVEAAMQDEQSILQTYRRLIQLRHEYDIITYGSVEPLYMNHEALFVYKRHLNDETWLIIANFSNEPVDLPADINLTGEVMIQNGHIENGAIGAYSAIVVAQ, from the coding sequence ATGGCTCAGAATGATTGGAGAAAATCAGTTGTTTATCAAATTTATCCTAAGTCTTTTAATGATACGACGGGAAATGGCGAAGGTGACTTACAAGGTATTATAGAAAAAATGGATTACTTACAATATTTAGGCGTGGATTACATTTGGCTAACGCCTGTATATGAGTCTCCGATGAATGACAACGGTTATGACATTAGCAATTATTATAAGATAAATGAAGCATTTGGAACAATTGAGGATTTAGAAACATTAGTTTTTGAAGCACATAAGCGTGGATTAAAGGTGATGTTAGATATCGTTATTAATCACACTTCTACAGAACATGAATGGTTTAAAGAGGCCTATAAAAATAAAAATAGCCCTTATAGAGATTATTATTTTTTCAGAAGGTCAGCAAATGAATGTCCACCGACCAATTGGGAATCTAAATTTGGTGGGAACGCATGGAAATATGATGCGTCGACTGATGAATATTATTTACATTTATTTGATGTAACACAAGCAGATTTGAATTGGGATAATCCTGAAGTACGTCATGCTTTATATGACGTCATCAATTATTGGATTGATTTTGGCGTAGATGGATTCCGTTTCGATGTTATTAATTTAATTTCTAAAGGTGAATTTAAAGATTCTGAAAAAATAGGTAAAGAATTTTATACTGATGGTCCTCGTGTTCATGAATATTTGCATGAGATGAATCGTCATACATTTGGAGATAAAGATATGATGACGGTAGGTGAAATGTCTTCGACTACAATAGGAGATTGCATTAAATATTCTAACGAACACCGCCAAGAGTTAAGTAGTGTATTCAACTTCCACCACTTAAAAGTAGATTATATTAATGGAGAAAAATGGACGAATGCCAAACTTGATTTTCATAAATTGAAACAGATACTTATGGAATGGCAACTTGGTATATACAATGGTAAAGGATGGAATGCAATATTTTGGTGTAATCATGATCAGCCACGTGTTGTTTCAAGGTTTGGTGACGATTCTACAGAAGAATCAAGACAACAGAGTGCTAAAATGCTAGCTACAGTGTTGCATATGTTGCAAGGTACACCTTATATATATCAAGGCGAAGAAATTGGCATGACAGATCCTCATTTCACAGATATCAACCAATATAGAGATATCGAATCATTAAATGCCTATCATAATATGAAAAATGCGGGGTATGATGAACAAGAGATACTTAAAATATTAAGTCAAAAGTCTAGAGATAATGCTAGAACGCCTGTGCAGTGGACTAGTGGAACGCAAGCTGGATTTACTTCTGGTGAATCATGGATTGATATACCAAATAATTTTGATAAAATCAATGTTGAAGCAGCTATGCAAGATGAGCAATCTATATTGCAAACATATAGAAGACTCATACAGTTACGTCACGAGTATGACATTATCACATATGGAAGTGTCGAACCATTATATATGAATCATGAAGCGTTATTTGTATATAAGCGTCATCTTAATGATGAAACATGGTTAATTATTGCGAATTTCTCAAATGAACCTGTAGACCTTCCAGCAGATATAAATTTAACTGGAGAAGTCATGATACAAAATGGTCATATTGAAAATGGTGCGATTGGAGCATATAGTGCAATTGTAGTTGCCCAATAA
- the gltB gene encoding glutamate synthase large subunit, translating to MLEYNKKLGLYDSREEHDACGIGFYANMDNQRNHDIVEKSLEMLRRLDHRGGIGADGITGDGAGIMTEVPYAYFAEQTDWDLPEEGQYAVGMFFTNEKIAGSQHEAQFNAHFEVEGLTVIGYRDVPVDVNAIAAHVAETMPHIQQVFVALNDVSHIERKLFLARKQIENYANQQHLDLYFTSLSNRTIVYKGWLRSDQIKALYKDLNHETYVSKLGLVHSRFSTNTFPSWKRAHPNRLLMHNGEINTIKGNVNWMRARQAELIETIFGDDKDKVKEVVDEDGSDSAIVDNALEFLSLAMEPERAAMLMIPEPWLYNKANDANVRAFYEFYSYLMEPWDGPTMISFCNGDKIGALTDRNGLRPGRYTITNDNYIVFSSEVGVIDVPEENVAYKGQLNPGKLLLVDFKENKVIENNELKARIADELPYESWLKQFTVDLDLDHVTYQPSQWDKSTLERLQKQFVYTREEMDKYMTELVESKKDPIGAMGYDVPVAALNEKDETLFNYFKQLFAQVTNPPIDAYREKIVTSELTYLGSEGNLLNPNEDVLNRIQLKRPVITEGQLDAIENSRFSVKHLSTLYKDDLEVALEALGDQAIRAVKEGNEILVLNDRMLATEEGYAMPILLAVSHIHQLLIREDLRMRTSIVALSGETREVHHVACLLGYGANAVVPYLAQRTIEQLVLEGRIDGDVYENVQTYTDTLSEGVIKVMAKMGISTVQSYQGAQIFEAIGLSDEVVEKYFTGTQSKLSGISIDMIDKENKGRQTPKSEYLESGSTFQWRQQGQHHTFNPTSIHLLQHACRANDYAKFKQFSTEVNHKRTDHIRHLMEFKKREAIDISEVEPASAIVQRFNTGAMSYGSISEEAHQTLAEAMNRMGGKSNSGEGGENPERFTIDEEGRNHSSAIKQVASGRFGVTSDYLQHAKEIQIKVAQGAKPGEGGQLPGTKVYPWIAEVRGSTPGIGLISPPPHHDIYSIEDLAQLIHDLKNANKDANITVKLVSKTGVGTIAAGVAKAYADKIVISGYDGGTGASPKTSIQHAGVPWEIGLAETHQTLMLNDLRSRVKVETDGKLLTGKDVAYACALGAEEFGFATAPLVVLGCIMMRVCHKDTCPVGIATQNQDLRALYRGRADHVVNFMHFVAEELREILAELGLKSVDELIGRTDLLQRTTNLASRRPKAASMDIEALLYQHEGDRFKKIEQNHHLDIGFDLTEFYPEAQSAIEQGKSFKGEYRLNNEQRDVGVITGSAITRVHGRDGLPEDTIYAKTIGHAGQSLAAYTPSGLTIHHTGDANDYVGKGLSGGKVIVNAPNEQREREIIAGNVCFYGASHGKAFINGKAGERFCIRNSGVHAVVEGIGDHGLEYMTGGRIVVLGDVGKNFGQGMSGGVSYIFPSDIAQFKEENSLDTLDFDAITVDEERAVLKEMLEEHVKYTDSTKAKAILADFENVANKVVKVIPKDYKLMMQKIDLQKRESSELDEALLNAFNDKRTHIEPEQQLTAVY from the coding sequence ATGCTCGAATATAATAAAAAATTGGGCTTATATGATAGTCGTGAAGAACATGATGCATGTGGTATTGGATTTTATGCCAATATGGATAATCAAAGAAATCATGATATAGTTGAAAAATCATTAGAAATGTTACGTAGATTAGATCACCGTGGTGGTATTGGCGCAGACGGTATTACCGGTGATGGTGCAGGTATTATGACTGAAGTACCTTATGCTTATTTTGCTGAACAAACTGATTGGGATTTACCAGAAGAAGGGCAATATGCAGTTGGAATGTTTTTTACAAATGAGAAAATTGCGGGTTCTCAACATGAAGCTCAATTTAATGCGCATTTTGAAGTTGAAGGATTAACTGTTATTGGTTATAGAGATGTGCCAGTAGACGTCAATGCAATTGCTGCACATGTTGCTGAAACAATGCCTCATATTCAACAAGTATTCGTTGCATTAAACGATGTTTCACATATAGAACGCAAGTTATTTTTAGCGCGTAAACAAATAGAAAACTACGCAAATCAACAACATTTAGATTTATATTTTACAAGTTTATCTAATAGAACGATTGTTTATAAAGGATGGTTACGTTCTGATCAAATCAAAGCATTATATAAAGATTTGAATCATGAAACATATGTATCTAAATTAGGACTTGTACATTCTCGTTTTAGTACAAATACGTTCCCAAGTTGGAAACGTGCGCATCCCAATAGGCTGTTAATGCACAATGGTGAAATCAATACCATTAAAGGTAATGTGAATTGGATGAGAGCACGTCAAGCAGAACTTATTGAAACTATTTTTGGTGATGATAAAGATAAAGTAAAAGAGGTTGTCGATGAAGACGGAAGTGATTCTGCAATTGTTGATAATGCTTTGGAATTTTTATCTTTAGCGATGGAACCAGAAAGAGCAGCTATGTTAATGATTCCTGAACCATGGTTATATAATAAAGCGAATGATGCGAATGTCCGTGCATTTTATGAATTCTATAGTTATCTTATGGAACCTTGGGATGGTCCAACAATGATTTCGTTCTGTAATGGAGACAAAATAGGGGCATTAACTGACAGAAATGGTTTAAGACCAGGACGTTATACGATTACTAATGATAATTATATAGTTTTTTCATCTGAGGTCGGCGTCATTGATGTGCCAGAGGAAAATGTGGCCTATAAAGGACAATTGAATCCTGGTAAATTATTATTGGTTGATTTTAAAGAAAATAAAGTCATTGAAAATAATGAATTGAAAGCACGTATTGCAGATGAACTTCCATATGAAAGTTGGTTAAAACAATTTACAGTTGATTTGGACTTAGATCATGTTACTTATCAACCGTCGCAATGGGATAAATCTACACTTGAGCGTTTGCAAAAACAATTTGTCTATACTAGAGAAGAAATGGACAAATATATGACAGAGTTGGTAGAAAGTAAGAAAGATCCAATTGGTGCCATGGGTTATGATGTGCCCGTAGCAGCCTTGAATGAAAAAGATGAAACACTATTCAATTACTTCAAACAATTATTTGCGCAAGTAACTAATCCGCCTATCGACGCGTATCGTGAGAAGATTGTTACGAGTGAATTGACTTATCTTGGTAGTGAAGGTAATTTATTAAATCCAAACGAAGATGTATTGAATAGAATTCAACTGAAACGTCCTGTCATCACTGAAGGGCAACTAGATGCTATTGAAAATAGTAGATTTAGTGTGAAGCATCTTTCAACATTATATAAAGATGATTTAGAAGTTGCATTAGAAGCATTGGGTGATCAAGCGATTCGTGCTGTAAAAGAAGGAAATGAAATATTGGTGCTAAATGATCGTATGTTAGCTACTGAAGAGGGCTATGCAATGCCTATTTTACTTGCAGTGAGTCATATTCATCAGTTGTTAATTAGAGAAGATTTACGTATGCGTACGAGTATTGTCGCTTTATCAGGTGAAACGAGAGAAGTGCATCATGTGGCGTGTTTACTAGGATATGGCGCGAATGCCGTAGTACCTTATTTAGCACAACGTACGATTGAACAATTAGTGTTAGAAGGGCGTATAGATGGGGATGTTTATGAAAATGTTCAAACCTATACAGATACATTATCAGAGGGCGTCATTAAAGTCATGGCTAAAATGGGTATCTCTACTGTGCAAAGTTATCAAGGGGCACAAATATTTGAAGCAATTGGTCTTTCGGATGAAGTTGTAGAAAAATATTTCACAGGTACACAGTCAAAATTGTCAGGTATATCTATAGATATGATTGATAAAGAGAATAAAGGAAGACAAACACCTAAAAGTGAATATTTAGAATCAGGTAGTACATTCCAATGGCGTCAACAAGGTCAACATCATACCTTTAACCCAACATCGATTCATTTGTTACAGCATGCTTGTCGTGCGAATGACTATGCAAAATTCAAGCAATTTTCAACAGAAGTAAATCATAAACGTACGGATCACATTCGACACCTCATGGAGTTTAAGAAACGTGAAGCGATTGATATCAGTGAAGTTGAACCAGCGAGTGCAATTGTTCAACGATTTAATACAGGTGCAATGAGTTACGGTTCTATTTCTGAAGAAGCGCATCAGACACTTGCAGAAGCTATGAATAGAATGGGTGGCAAGAGTAATAGCGGTGAAGGTGGTGAAAACCCTGAACGTTTTACTATCGACGAAGAAGGGCGTAATCATTCAAGTGCGATTAAACAGGTAGCATCAGGACGTTTTGGTGTAACAAGTGATTACTTGCAACATGCAAAAGAAATTCAAATTAAAGTTGCACAAGGCGCTAAACCGGGTGAAGGTGGACAACTACCGGGCACGAAAGTGTATCCATGGATTGCAGAAGTAAGGGGCTCTACGCCAGGTATTGGATTGATTTCGCCGCCGCCACATCATGATATTTATTCTATTGAAGATTTAGCTCAATTAATCCATGATTTAAAAAATGCTAACAAAGATGCAAACATTACGGTGAAGCTTGTTTCTAAAACAGGTGTCGGTACGATTGCAGCTGGAGTCGCTAAAGCATATGCAGATAAGATTGTTATCAGTGGTTATGATGGCGGAACAGGTGCTTCACCGAAAACAAGTATTCAACATGCAGGAGTACCTTGGGAAATTGGTTTGGCTGAAACGCATCAAACATTAATGTTAAACGATTTGAGATCAAGAGTTAAAGTTGAAACTGATGGTAAATTACTTACAGGTAAAGACGTTGCCTATGCTTGTGCTTTAGGAGCTGAAGAATTTGGGTTTGCGACTGCTCCATTAGTTGTTTTAGGTTGTATCATGATGCGTGTTTGTCATAAAGATACTTGCCCAGTAGGTATTGCGACACAAAACCAAGACCTACGTGCATTATATAGAGGTAGAGCAGATCATGTTGTTAACTTTATGCACTTTGTTGCAGAAGAACTTAGAGAAATATTAGCTGAATTAGGATTGAAATCTGTTGATGAATTAATAGGTAGAACGGACTTATTGCAACGTACAACAAACTTGGCTTCGCGTCGTCCGAAAGCCGCTTCAATGGATATCGAAGCATTATTATATCAACATGAAGGTGACCGCTTCAAAAAAATTGAACAAAATCATCATTTAGATATTGGTTTTGACCTTACAGAATTTTATCCTGAAGCGCAATCTGCTATTGAACAAGGTAAGTCATTCAAAGGTGAATACCGTTTAAATAATGAACAACGAGATGTAGGCGTAATTACAGGTAGTGCCATTACGCGTGTACACGGTCGAGATGGTTTACCTGAAGATACAATTTATGCTAAGACGATTGGTCATGCTGGACAAAGTTTGGCAGCATATACACCAAGTGGATTAACAATTCATCATACAGGAGATGCAAATGACTACGTTGGTAAAGGTTTGTCTGGTGGTAAAGTTATTGTAAATGCGCCAAATGAACAACGTGAACGTGAAATTATTGCTGGTAATGTTTGTTTCTATGGAGCTTCACATGGTAAAGCATTTATTAATGGTAAAGCAGGTGAACGTTTCTGTATCCGTAATAGTGGTGTCCACGCAGTAGTTGAAGGCATTGGAGATCATGGGCTTGAATATATGACTGGAGGTCGTATCGTTGTACTAGGCGATGTAGGTAAAAACTTTGGCCAAGGTATGAGTGGTGGCGTAAGTTATATCTTCCCTTCAGACATTGCACAATTTAAAGAAGAAAATAGTCTTGATACATTGGATTTTGATGCGATTACAGTTGATGAAGAACGTGCTGTACTCAAAGAAATGTTAGAAGAACATGTGAAATATACAGACAGCACAAAAGCTAAAGCGATATTAGCAGATTTTGAAAATGTGGCTAATAAAGTCGTAAAAGTTATACCAAAAGATTACAAACTTATGATGCAAAAAATAGATTTACAAAAACGTGAGTCAAGCGAATTAGATGAAGCATTATTAAATGCCTTTAATGATAAGCGTACGCACATAGAACCAGAACAACAACTGACTGCTGTATATTAA